One Drechmeria coniospora strain ARSEF 6962 chromosome 01, whole genome shotgun sequence genomic region harbors:
- a CDS encoding 60S ribosomal protein L25 has product MAAGKDTTKGKKAAPKGTKQANAAAKAALKGSHSHKQRKVRLSTSFHRPKTLVVSRAPKYPRKSIPHLPRLDEHKIVIHPLNTESAMKKMEENNTLVFIVDVKANKAQIKQALKKLYDIDTVKINTLIRPDGSKKAYARLTPDVDALDIAANKLSLV; this is encoded by the exons ATGGCCGCCGGCAAGGACACCACGAAAGGCAAGAAAG CCGCCCCCAAGGGCACCAAGCAGGCAAATGCTGCTGCCAAGGCTGCTCTCAAGGGC TCGCACTCGCACAAGCAGCGCAAGGTCCGGTTGAGCACGTCTTTCCACCGACCCAAGACCCTAGTCGTCTCCCGCGCTCCCAAGTACCCCCGGAAGTCGATTCCCCATCTGCCTCGTCTCGACGAGCACAAGATCGTCATCCACCCCCTCAACACTGAGAGCGCCATGAAGAAGATGGAGGAGAACAACACGctcgtcttcatcgtcgacgtcaaggccAACAAGGCCCAGATCAAGCAGGCGCTGAAGAAGCTGTACGACATCGACACCGTCAAGATCAATACCCTCATCCG CCCCGATGGTTCCAAGAAAGCCTACGCCCGTCTTACCCCCGACGTTGATGCTTTGGACATTGCCGCGAACAAGCTGTCTCTGGTGTAA
- a CDS encoding enolase-phosphatase, whose protein sequence is MAADAAFADFDVLVFDIEGTICPISFVHDVLFPYALDVLTTHLDSQWQLPSFAPYRDAFPEEFRADRAAFESHVRDLVARDVKAPYLKALQGYLWQAGYESGKLKAPIFPDVAPVISAAHAGGKKILIYSSGSVAAQKLFFAHTTAQPANLTPMIDGWFDTVNAGPKTDPASYAAILSSHPNVPPARWLFLSDNLGEVGAAIAAGMRSLPVSRPGNPPLPESNPLSMIAISSFGPEAAHQVRLSLAAPNQRP, encoded by the exons ATGGCGGCGGATGCGGCTTTTGCCGACTTTGACGTGCTCGTCTTTGACATTG AGGGCACCATCTGTCCCATCTCATTCGTTCACGATGTGCTG TTCCCCTACGCGCTAGACGTGCTCACCACGCACCTTGACAGTCAGTGGCAGCTGCCCAGCTTTGCCCCGTATCGTGACGCCTTCCCCGAGGAGTTCCGTGCGGATCGCGCCGCCTTTGAATCACATGTGCGCGATCTGGTTGCGCGGGATGTCAAAGCCCCCTACTTGAAGGCGCTCCAAGGGTACCTCTGGCAGGCAGGCTACGAATCCGGCAAACTCAAAGCCCCCATCTTCCCCGACGTGGCACCCGTCATCTCGGCCGCtcacgccggcggcaagaaaATACTGATATACTCTTCTGGCTCCGTCGCGGCCCAGAAGCTATTCTTTGCTCACACAACTGCCCAACCTGCCAATCTCACGCCCATGATCGATGGTTGGTTTGATACCGTCAACGCTGGACCCAAAACGGATCCCGCCAGCTacgccgccatcctctccAGCCACCCAAACGTCCCACCCGCTCGCTGGCTCTTCCTGAGCGACAatctcggcgaggtcggcgcggCCATCGCCGCTGGCATGCGGAGTCTGCCGGTCTCGCGACCTGGCAACCCGCCTTTGCCCGAGAGCAACCCCCTGTCCATGATTGCCATTTCCAGCTTCGGACCTGAAGCTGCTCATCAGGTTCGGCTGTCACTCGCCGCTCCGAACCAGCGGCCTTGa